The DNA region TCCAGTCGATTTCGAACTAGTCCCACGATCCCATACCGCTTCGCCTCACGATGAGCCCACCAACGGAACCCGACACCCTGAACCGTGCCTCGCACAATCCAGCCGCACTCGACCGGAGTATCACTTTCCAACGCAAAACTCCCGGAATACGACATCGAGAACATCATCCACAGAGACGATCCCAAGCAGCTCCTCAAGAGATGTTTCCGCCGTCCGAAGGTGAGTCGCAGCCACCTCCGCCGGGAGTCCCTCAACGAGCCCAACTCGGAACGCCTCCACCTCCTCACGTGCCCTGCGGAGCGCCCGAGCCTGCCTGGCTCTCGTCACAACGGGCGCGTCTACCCCCGCTGACACCACTTCGGAATACACGAGGTGAGCCATGCACTCCCTCAACTCTTCGAGCCCGGTACCATCGACGGCAGACACGTCCACCTGGTGCGCAGCATACTCGCCTTCTATGTGGCCCTTGGCGACCATTCCCTCGGGGGGTGCCGTCCTCAGATCGGCCTTGGTGTGGACGACAACCAGGGGACAACGGACCGAGCCTGTCAGGAACGACGTCTCCTCAGCCGAGAGTTCATCACCGTGAGCTAGACAAAACAGTAGAATGTCAGCCCGATCGATATATCGGTGTGCGACCTCGATTCCCAACTTCTCAATCGTTCCCGACGGCTCTCTCAGCCCGGCCGTGTCTACCAGTCGAAACGGGAAGCCTCCCATCTGGACCACGGACTCCAGGGCATCACGCGTCGTGCCCGGCTCGTCCGTCACGATCGCTCGCTCCTCACCGATCAGGGCGTTGTAAAGCGACGACTTTCCACCATTCGGGCGGCCAGCAAACACCGCCAAAGCCCCCTCACGGAGCAGTTCTCCCTCGGGCGCTGTAGCAAGGAGCGCATCCATCGCCGCGACAAGCTCCCTCGACTCACCCACGACCCTCTCTATCGGAACAGGTGCGTCGTCTTCTTCCGGAAAATCGACATGGTGTGCTAGCAAGGCCTCTATGTGCACCATCCGACCACGGAGCTCGGACACCCGAGTGGAAAGCCCTCTCTCAAGCTGGCCTAAAGCCACTCGGTGAAATGCTCGGCTTCGTGCCCCGATGAGGTCCGCGATGGCTTCGGCCTGGACTAGATCCAGCTTCCCGTGCAGGTATGCTCGTTTGGTAAATTCACCCGGTTCCGCGGGACGCGCTCCAGCTTGCACCGACGCCTCCACCACCAGCCCCGGGATCAAGAATCCGCCATGCGTCGAGATTTCGATCAGGTCCTCACCGGTGTAGCTGGCAGGACCCTTGAAGTAGGTGACCAAGGCGCAATCGAGCGTCTCACCAGTAGTCAGATCTACCAATTCGCAGAGCGTAGGCACTCGAACCAGCGGCGCGGACGCTCCATGGGCGAGCAACTGGCGCAACACCATTGTGCTCCCCGGGCCCGACAGTCGCACCAAGGCGACCGCACCTATGCCGGGAGGGGTCGACAGCGAGACAATCGTGTCGACTTCCATGTCCTGCTCCGAGAAAGAAATCCTCTACGTGGCTCCGCCGCCCCGCATGTTATTCGCGGGACAAGGTGAGAGGCGGCTGCCCCTGCATCTTCTTCCGCTCTCTTGCGATCCAGATTTGCTGAGGAAGCGTCGCGATATTGGCGGTCACATAGTACAGGTTCAAGCCACTCGCGAGGTTCATGAAGATGAACAACATCATCGGCGGCATGATGTACATCATCATCTTCATCTGTTTATTCTCCTGCTCCAGCGACCTCAGGCTCACCCATTGCATGAGGAACATCGAGATCGCAAGAACCACGGGCAGGATGTAGAACGGATCCTTCGCAGACAGATCGGGCAGCCAAAGAAACGGGACCCCACGCAGCTCGATTGTGTTCTGAAACACAAAGAACAGTGCGATGAGCACTGGCCACGGCAGGAGCATGGGCAAGCAACCCGCGAGCGGATTGAAGCCATGCTCCTTATAGAGCTTCATCATTTCCTTCTGAAGCTTCTCCGGATTTTCCTTATGCTTGTCCTGCACGTCCTTCACCAGCGGTTGCACGGCCATGTTCCGTAGCTGCGCCTTCATCGCCTTATGATTCAGCGGGAACAAGACAATTCGCATCGCCACACCAAACACAACCAGAACCCAGCCGTATCCCAGATCCAGACTCGTGTGGAGGAAGACAAACATCTTGAGAATCTGCCGCACGATCGGCCGTAGGACCGGGCGGAATACTTTCCAACCGTAGGGGTTCACTTCCTCCATGCCCTGGCCTACGGTGGAGAGGAGCGCGTATTCCTGAGGGCCCATGAAAACACGGAACCCGTAATCTCCACTGGCAACCGACTGAGCGGCTAACACCCGAACCCTGTCCTCGAGCGGGCTTTCGCCCACGAGGATCCCGCCGAGCAGATTCTCCGGAGTCACTTCCGCCTCGCTCTCGGCGGCCAGCATGGCCATCACGAAGAACTTGTTTCGGAACGCCGACCACAGCAGCGGACCGTTGACGACTTCCGGGTCTGCCTTGGTCAGCAACGTCGACCGCACACCATCCGCCTGGTGATTGTAGACGTACGCCATCGACCGCGCCTCGAGCGCCGAATCTGCCTCCGCATATGCGAGGCCCGCTCCCAAGTCCGTTAGGAGCAGGGCACGATCAACCCCAGCTACGCTCCCAGCCACTCCAATCGTGTACTCGTCCGGATTGAAGGTGTACCCAACCTCGAATCGGAATTCGCTGGTCGGATGCTCATAGATAAACCGTAGGGTCTTCGGACTGCCGCCCTGGTTGAGTCGAAGTCCCGCACTCGGCTCAACTCGGAAGGGCACGTTCGTAAGGTCAATGGTGTCTGAGCCAACCACCAACTTCTGACCCAAGTAGCCACCGGAACCGTCCGGGATCAATTCTACCGGACCATCCCGGTTCAGCGCCTCAAACTCCAGAAGTTGACTGGAAACGAGCCGGGCGCCCTGTGAAGAAAACGTATGACGGTACCGCGGCCCCTCGACGCGTACCTCCACCACGGGTGGCGACCCCGAGACCTCGTCAGCCACCAAGGGCTCATCCTGAGTCTGTGGAAGCGTCGTCGTGGGCAGTCCCGGCAGATCGGCCACCGCAGAGGCC from Longimicrobiales bacterium includes:
- the mnmE gene encoding tRNA uridine-5-carboxymethylaminomethyl(34) synthesis GTPase MnmE, yielding MEVDTIVSLSTPPGIGAVALVRLSGPGSTMVLRQLLAHGASAPLVRVPTLCELVDLTTGETLDCALVTYFKGPASYTGEDLIEISTHGGFLIPGLVVEASVQAGARPAEPGEFTKRAYLHGKLDLVQAEAIADLIGARSRAFHRVALGQLERGLSTRVSELRGRMVHIEALLAHHVDFPEEDDAPVPIERVVGESRELVAAMDALLATAPEGELLREGALAVFAGRPNGGKSSLYNALIGEERAIVTDEPGTTRDALESVVQMGGFPFRLVDTAGLREPSGTIEKLGIEVAHRYIDRADILLFCLAHGDELSAEETSFLTGSVRCPLVVVHTKADLRTAPPEGMVAKGHIEGEYAAHQVDVSAVDGTGLEELRECMAHLVYSEVVSAGVDAPVVTRARQARALRRAREEVEAFRVGLVEGLPAEVAATHLRTAETSLEELLGIVSVDDVLDVVFREFCVGK
- the yidC gene encoding membrane protein insertase YidC codes for the protein MKTEARFLLAVLMMLGILVGTNRMFPPVVPEGTELLGDSVPVASAVADLPGLPTTTLPQTQDEPLVADEVSGSPPVVEVRVEGPRYRHTFSSQGARLVSSQLLEFEALNRDGPVELIPDGSGGYLGQKLVVGSDTIDLTNVPFRVEPSAGLRLNQGGSPKTLRFIYEHPTSEFRFEVGYTFNPDEYTIGVAGSVAGVDRALLLTDLGAGLAYAEADSALEARSMAYVYNHQADGVRSTLLTKADPEVVNGPLLWSAFRNKFFVMAMLAAESEAEVTPENLLGGILVGESPLEDRVRVLAAQSVASGDYGFRVFMGPQEYALLSTVGQGMEEVNPYGWKVFRPVLRPIVRQILKMFVFLHTSLDLGYGWVLVVFGVAMRIVLFPLNHKAMKAQLRNMAVQPLVKDVQDKHKENPEKLQKEMMKLYKEHGFNPLAGCLPMLLPWPVLIALFFVFQNTIELRGVPFLWLPDLSAKDPFYILPVVLAISMFLMQWVSLRSLEQENKQMKMMMYIMPPMMLFIFMNLASGLNLYYVTANIATLPQQIWIARERKKMQGQPPLTLSRE